The genome window TTGCTTTTGTTTTGGCGTTGCACAGTGGGTAAAAGGACCGGTTCGCGGGGCAGGTTGTGGGCGCGCGAGGGGGCTTTCTTTCGGGCTTGTGGCGGCTTTGGCCGAATTGCTATACTTTAAGTATTGACGGTCGTTTCCCCTTCGGGGGTGGCAGGGAAATCCCTGCATAGAAGGAGCCGAGCCATGAAAACCTCGACCCTGAGTTCGATTTTATTGATGGGCGCCCTGGCAGTCACGGGATGGCAGGTTGGCTCCGTGGAAGCGGGCGGCGCCCAGTTCGGGTTTCAATCTTCTTTTTCCGGCAAGACCGGGTTTCAGGGCCGCATCGGTTCCGGCCGGGTCGGCTCCGGCCGGGTCGGATTTCAGTCGAACCTGCAACGCCGCATCCGTGGCCAACAGGGATTCCATAACAACTCCCGCGGTTCCGTGAACCGCCGCTCGGGCGTTTCCCCCCTGCGTCAACGCCTCGACGCACACACCCGGAAAATGCAGAAAAACTTGTTCGACAACCGCTCCGGTCTCCAAGACCGCTCCGGTCGCGACGACCGCTCCGGTTTCCAAGACCGCACCCGTTTCGGCAAGCGCCACCCCGACTTCGATTTGCAGCGCAAGCGGCGCGGGCATTCTCCTCACGGCCATTTTAAGGGATCGGGCTTTCAGCATCCCCGCCACGGAGGTTTTGGCAAGCAGCCGCGAGGCCGGGTTCCGGGACCGGTATTGTTTGCCGGTCCGTTCCGGCGGTTTGTGCTGCCGCCGGGATTCGGCGTGTTCCAACCGCTGTTCGGAGTCAGCACCAACGTGACCGCGTTTCCGGGGCGCAGCGATTTTTCGCAACGCATTCTGGACAAGACGCAGGGCATCGCCTTCAAGAGCAACTTCCGCGACCAAAACGCCTGGACGCATCTCGACGCGGAAGCATTCGGCGGGCGGGACGATGTACTGAATAAACAATCTCCACCGCGCTCGCATCACTATTTGAAACGCATGAAGGACGGCAAACAGGTGTTCTCCGATTACGGCGGTCGCGTGATCGGTCACGGCAAGTCCGGCCCCCAAGCCCCGCCGTCTCCGTTTTCCCTGCGCTGAACCGGGGTGGTGGGGGTGCGGAGTCGTAACGCGATGGCCTGGTCCGTCCAGAGGAAGCCCGAGATGACGTGCCTCATTCCTCCCTCATTCCGGCATGGCAACCGGGTTGGCTGGCTGAGCCTGTTGCTGCTGTGCCTCGTCCTCACCGCCGGGTGCAGCCGCACGCGCATCGCCTACAACTTTTCCGACTGGTTCCTCCTTCACCGCATCGATCATTATTTCGATCTCACCCGCGAGCAGGAGCGGTTTCTCTCGGCCCGTGTCTCCGCCTTGCAGGCCTGGCACCGGCAGCACGAGTTGCCCCGGCTGGTGGCGGCGCTTGGAGAACTGGAGCGGCGTTATCAGGATGGTTTGAGCGCCGAGGACATCGAGTGGGTGTGGGCGCAGCAGGCCACATTCTGGCAGCGCTTGATCGCGCGCGGCCTGCCGGACTTCGCCGAGTTCCTCACCATGCTTCAGCCGGAGCAGATCCGGCACCTGCAAAACCGTTTTCAAAACGGCGGCGGCTGGCTGGTCAAACAGGCCGCGCTGGATGAAGCCGAACTGGCGCGGGATCACGGCGAATGGCTGCGGGAGGTGCTGGAAGACTGGTACGGCGGGTTGGATGCGGACCAGGCCGCGAGCCTGCCCGGCGAACTGCGCGCGGATGCGGGTTGGGTGAAACTGCGGCTGGCCAACCGGCATCGCTTTCAACAGAATTTTCTGGAACTGGTGCAGGCGGGAGGGTCGCCCGACGGGCTCCATCAGCGATTGAGCCTCTGGTTGCAGCACCCGGAAACCCGCTGGCTGCCGGGATTTGAAGAACGGCTGGAGGCCCGGCGGCGGCAATGGCAACGCTGGATGGTGCGCGTGGACGCGATGATGTCGCCCGCCCAGCGCCGGCATGCACTGGAACGCATTCGTGGTTACCGCCTCGATTTCGAGACGTTGGTCGAGGAAGGCTAGGTCCGGCCCATTCCGGGTTCGGGTGGCGGCGTGTCACCCGCAGCGCGCCGAGAAATCGACCACCTCCTGGCCGCCGCTGCGGTAGTCGATTTCGATGGGACGGCAGCAGATCTCGCAGTCCTCAATGTACGTCTGAGAGGACACCGACAGGTCCAGCAACATGGACACCGGCTCGCCACACCAGGGGCATTCAAAAAAGTATTCCTCTTCCATCTTTGCCAAAACTCCTTTCCGTGTTTCCCGTAGGACTGAGGGTTGTCATGCCCCCTGCCTCTCAACATGAACCCTGCTGGCGACAGATGCAAACCCGAGGCCCCGTGTCCGCCAGGTTCCCGCTTAGGTGGGCTTCGAGATGATGTCCGCCGAATTCCGGGAACAATGACGGGGGGGCGGATCCTGTTTTTCACGCCTTTTTCATTCCGCCTTCCAAAATTAGGCAGTAAAAATAGAGGGGTTTACGGGAACTAGACCTTTTGCATCCAAATTAATACACCCAGTCCAAAAACCGGAAAAAATTATAACTATATAATTTATATGAGGTTATATGGTTATAGCGCCAAATTTTGTCACGAGTGACATTTTTTGTTTTCGGAAATGGGTAAAAAAATAGTTTCGACAAATCACGAATATCTATAAACTATTGAAAAAATATACCGTTAAGGGATTATTGTGAGTATGGCACGGCTATTGCTAATAAGAAAGGCAAGTCAGCAAAGTTTTTAGGGGGAATGGGGGGCAGCACCCGGCAGGGTCTGGTTCTCACGCACAACATGAGCCCGGAGAGCAGGGGGTGAAGGAGGTAGGAATGATTTACGAAGTGAAGATCAAAAAACCGGATGGCAGTTTGAAAGAAGTCATTTCTTCAGATCGGCTGGAAAAGATGTATTGGGAAACCTTTTACCAGAATGAGAACAACATCGGTCTGGTCACGACGCCGAAGTCTCAGGTTCCCACGTGGGTGAAGCAGCGTCTCGATCTGAACTACCCCGACTCCGTGAATTCGGGGAGCTGAACGCAGGATCAGGATTGCGAAGCGGCAGGCTTCGCACGGGTTGCCAAGGACAGGCCCCGCACAATCATACAGGTATCTCTTCCCACCACACCTAGTCAGGGTGGCCGGATGGTTCCGGCCAGGGAAAGGGGAGGACGCCGGCACGCCCCGGCGTGATCCACCTGAAAGGGAAACCCGATCCGGATCGTTGATCCGGGCCGGGTTTCTTTTTTTGGGGGCCTGTTCCCGCTCCGTTTGCAAGGCCTCCATTACTTTTGTCTTCATTCCATCCGGTTTGGTGTTAGAGTGAACGGTTTCCATTTTCAAACCGGATGGTCCGTATGTCCCGATCGCAGACAGGCATTGTTTCCACCCCCGGCCGGCACTCCTGCGTCCTCATTTACGAGGTGGTGGATTTGCCAATGAACGCCATGAGCGTCGGTCAGTTTTCGGTGATGGTGCCGGGCTTTGTGTCGGACGTACTGAAAAAGTATCCGGGCGAGAAGATCTCCTGCGTCGTCGGCTTCGGTCCCATGTTCTGGCTGCTCGCCTGGCACGGCAAGAAGCCGCGCCGGCTGCGTCCTTTTGAAACGCTGGAGGCGGAGGGTCGCGAGTTCCCGGCGACGGAAGGCGACCTGATGTTCTACCTGCACGCCGGGCAACTCGAATGCCTGCGTGACATGGTGGCCTACATCGACCACAATCTGTCCGGCCTGGTGAAGCCCCTGGACCGGGTGTGGGGCGAATCGCCCGCCATCACCTTTCCGGATCAGGAGTCCAAACCGGCGGAGGGTGTGCCGGATGCGGTCTTCATCGACAGGCAGGAAGCCGATTTTTCCCGCGGCAGCTTTGCGCTGGTGCAGAACTACCGGCACGCGCTGGATGAAACCCGCACGGTGGCGGTGCCGATCCAGGACACGGCGCGCCAACTGGAGCGGGAGGAGCACCTGCTGGTGCACTCGTTGCCCTACCGCAACGACAGCGAAGCGGGCACGCTGGTCATGTTGTTTCACAGCGATCCCGACAGCGTCGATGCGGTGCTCGAGCGGGCGCTGGAAATCCCGGCGGCGGCGGGCGAGCCGCACTGGACCGAGACCCTGCGGCCGGTTTCCGGCGCGCGGTTTTTCGTGCCGTCGATCGATGTGTTGACGGGTCTGCGCATGGGCGGCATCCGCATGAACCGGTTTTCCCCCACCCAGCAATATTCCTGAACGTTCGCCGCAGCGGACCGCACCCACTGCGCCCATCCGCCGTCGGTTTTTCAGAACCCATCGAATTTGTTACAATCAACGCTCCATCTCATTGGATTGCGAACACGAACACCGCACAGGAAGTGACGTTTTATGAGTGAAGATCACAACCCGCCGGAGCAGGCGGCGCCCAATCCGGAAATCGAAGCCCTCAAGACAACCGCCGAGCAGAATCCCGACGATGTGGAGGCGTGGTTGAATCTGGGAGCGTCCTGCCTCAATCATTTGAACGGGGACGAAGCGATGAAGGCGTTCCGCCGTGCCGTGCAGCTGGCTCCTGAAAATGCGCAAGCGCATTTCGGCTTGGCGCAGTCGTTCGATGCGCTCAATCGTTACGAAGAAATGATCGACGCGTTCCGCGAAGCGGCGTTCCTGTCTCCCGACTGGCCGGAAGCGCATTATCATCTTGGAGTGGCGTGCATGGTGGTCGGCGATTACGAAGGAGCCGGGGAAGCCTTCAAGCAGGCGCTCGAGGTGAAGGCCGATTATGCGGAAGCGCACCGCGTGTTGAGCGTGGTGTACGGTTTGCAGGGAGAAAAGGAAGCCTCCCAGCACCACAAGCAGGAAGCCGTGCGTTTGAACCCCGAATTCGGTTGAAACCCGGCACGGCCCGCCACCGGTTGGCAGCCGGCCGTGTGGAATCGAGTTCCTCTCGCCTGTTCATGTGTTCGCGTACAGTCCCATCTTTTTGAGCAGGGGTTCCCGCGCCATCTTCATGGCCGCGTCGTGCGGAAACTGCTTGCGTTCCCGCACCCGTTTCAGCAACCGCGTGGTGTTGCGGTAAACGGTTTTGCGGATGGCGTCGAACGCTTCTTCCCGGGTTCGCCCTCCAAACTCCGCCGCTGCACAGATGACGCCGCCGCTGTTGGCGATGATGTCGGGGATGACAACGATGCCGCGTTCGTGCAGCACACGGGCCGCTTCGTGCGTGATCGGGATGTTGGCTCCCTCCAGCACCAGTGTTGCTTTGAGCAGATGCTGGTTGGCTTCGGTGAACACATCCGGCCGTGCGGCGGGGATGAAGATGTCGCAGTCGATGCCGAGTGCGGCGTCGCGTTGCAGGACCTGTCCCTGTTTGGCGGCCGCCAATTTTTCCCCGCGCCCCACGTGCTGCATCAAGGCTGGAATATCGAGCCCCGACGCATCATGCAGTGTGGCTTCCGAGTCGCTGACGGCGACGATGCGGGCGCCGCGTTCCAGCATGAACCGGGCGGCGGCGCGTCCGACATTGCCGAAACCCTGGATGACCACGCGCGCGTCCGGCAGCGGCATCTGCATCCATTCACTGGCGGCATCGGCTGCCACCGCGACACCGAAACCGGTGGCGCCCAGTTCATCCAGCGGCAATCCGCCCAGCGCAGTTGGCAGGCCTACGGCGCGCCCGATCTCCTCCTGCACCCAGGCCATGCTTTGTTCGTCGGTGCCCATGTCGGGACCCGGAATGTATTCCTCCAGGTGCCGGATGGACCGCGCGAACTCGCGCACCCAGGCTTCTTTCTGGTCGCTGCCGGCATCGCCGATGATGGCGGACTTGCCGCCGCCGTACGGCAAATCGTTGAGCGCGTTCTTCAACGTCATGGCGCGTGCCAGGCGGAACACCTCGCGCGTGGACACATCGGTGGCCATGCGGCAACCGCCAATGGCGGGACCCATGGCCAGGTTGTCCACCACCACGATGGCGCGCAGTTGGGTTTTGGGTTCGTAAATGTGCAGGATTTTGACGGGGCCGAGATCGTCGGCAAAACTGTCCACGTATTGAGCACTCATACAAGGACCCCTTTCAAGGTTGAGTTTTCTGGAGCGAGGGGGCATCCATTTTTTAACCTAAACAGAGTGGTGGATGCCCGGAATCGATGTTTGTCCGTGTTTGATGACCTCCAACGATTTTGCGGGATGGGTGCCCGGCTTCACGGCACCGTTAAGTTGATTCAGTATTAAAAATCAACATGATCTCCCTAATAAATATGATCACCCCGGAACGGATTCGCCAACAAATCGGTCACCCGTTTTCAGAATCCGAATGTGGGGTCCATGCAAAATGTGACTTGCGGCACGGCGTGGAAAAGAGGCCGGTCCGTATATGGGCCGCCATGAATGCGGCCCGCAGCGCCTGGCCTCTGCCCTTTGGCAGTGTAAACGCTTTTTTTTTATGGGTTTGGTTGTTGACAGTGCCTCAAATTTTACTAAAATCTAAATGATCATCTCCCAGTGAAGCGTCGTTTTTAAAACGCTTCGATTACCACCCTGTTTCTGTCAAACAGGGATTCATGGCCCGACAAGTGGTTTCTACAAGGGTGTGTCTGGACCCCCAATCCGACCCTGCCTTGGTTTTCATGGATGAGAAAGGGAAAATGAATGGGTGGTAAAGGCGTTGCGCAAACGCTTCAGGAAGTTCTCACCAACCTGCAAACTCAGTTGAAGGAAAAAACCGCTCAACTGAATGCGGCGAAGAAGCAGATTGCCGATTTGCAACAGGGGGGTGGAGGTCCGGATCTCTCCGGTGAACTGGAGGCGGAAAAACAAAAGCGCGAAGCTACGGAACAGGCTTTGGCAGAAGCGAGCGCAAAAGCCGCCGAACTGGAGAAAAAGGTTTCCGAAGGCGCCGCCGCCGGTCTCTCCAGTGGTGCCGAACTCAATCAGGAAATCGAGAAACGCACCCGGGCCGAACAGGAATTGATGGGCAAGACTCAGGAGCTGCTCAACCTCAAGCAGCAGGTTCTCGATGAACAGGCCCTGCGGCAGAAGGCCGAAGCCGCCCTGCAACAGGCTCCGACCTCCGCGGGCGGGGTGTCCGATTCGCAATACCAGTTGGAAGTGCAGAAGCGCGAAGGCCTGGAAGCGCAGGTCAAGGATTTGCAGGCGCGTCTGGAAGAAGCCCAGAAGGCCGTGTCGTCCGCGCCCAGTGCCGACGCTTTGCAACGCGAATTGGACCTCGTTAAAAAATCCGAAGAGTTGGCGAAGATGGAGAAGGCCAACCTCGAAAGCCAGTTGCAGACCACCCAGGCCAAGCTCGACGAAGCCCTCCAACGCCCCGAAGACACCGGCGAATCCGATGCTTTGAAGGAACAACTGGAAGCGGTCCAGTCCGAACTCGAATTGCTGCGTGATTCGGAACAAAGCCTGCGCGACAACGAAGAAGCCCTGATGAACGAGAAGATGGAGTTGCAGAACGAAACGCTCGCTCTGCAAACCCAACTCGGTGATCTCGAAACCCAGCTGGAAGAGGCGAAACGTCAGGCCTCGCAGGGTTCGGGCGAAGTGGAATCGCTGAAAAAAGAAATCGAACTCAATCAAAAGGCGGAAGAGCTTCTCAAAACGGAAAAGGAATATCTGGCCAGCCAGGTGCAGGAATTGCAGACCAGTCTGGAGCAGGCCAAACAGGCCGGTGGCGAGACCGCAGCGTTGCAAAAGGAAGTGGCGGCGTTGAAGCAGTCGGAAGAGGCCCTCACTGCGGAGAAGACGTCACTCGAGCAACAGTTGAAGGACGCCTACACGAAGGTGGACACGGCGTTGAAGCAGGCGGCAGCGGGTTCCGGAAAATCCGAATCGCTGGAGCAGGAACTGGAACAGTTGCGCCAGAACAAAGAACAGTTGCGCCAGGAAAAAGCGGAATTGGAAAAACAGTTGAACGCCGCCAATGCGAAGATTCAGGAAGTGGAACAAAAGTTCACCGACACCCAGGAACTGGAAGCGCTCAAGAAGGAAGTGGAGCAGGCCAAAAAGAGCGAGGAACTGCACAAGCAACAAACCGAGAACCTGGAAGGCCAGTTGCGCAAATACCAGGAAGACCTGCAACACCTGCGCTCCGGAATTCAAATGGAGTCGGAAGCCCGCGCCCGCGCGGAAGCGGAAGTGCGGTCGATCCAATCGCAGATCAGTGCGGCGGCCGCCGTGTCCTCGGCCCCGGAACCCGAACCGGCTGCGGCCCCTCCCGCCCGGCCCGCGGCGCCGCCTCGCCCGGCAGCCCCGGCACCGCCGCAACCGGGACGCCCCGCCGCTGCTCCGCCCGGCGGCGGAGCGGACGACCGCGAGATCGAACGCATCAAACAACTGATCAAACAGAAGCCGCGCGATCCGCGCCTGCACGCCCAACTGGGCAAGATGTATGCGGACAAGAAACGGTATCAGGATGCCGTCGCGCCGTTGACGCAGGCCATCCGCCTCAATCCGCGCGACGCGCAGGCGTGTTTCATGCTGGGCAACACGCAGTACCGGCTGGATCATTATAAAGAAGCGCTGGATGCGTTCAACAAAGCCGTGCGCGCCAACCCGAAGTACGCGGAAGCGCATTTTTACCTGTGTACGCTCAACGAACTGGTCGGCAACGAAGACGTCGCGCAGCGGCATTATCAGAAAGCCATCAAGCTCGATCCCGACATCGAAAACAAAATGGGCATGATCTGAAGGTTCCGGTCGCCCGCCCGCCCACCTTTTTTCTTTCAAGTAAAATCAAAACTCCGGCAACTCGTGCACCATCTGCACCGCTTTGATGTGCGCGTACACCTTCTGTCCCGGTTTCAGTTCCAGCCGCGCCAGCGATTTGCGCGTGATGGTGGCCAGCACGGGTTGACCGATGTCGATCTTGATGTCCACCGCGTGCGCGGCGGGACCGCGCGGCAAAACCTCGACCACCGTCGCCTCCAGGATGTTCAGCACGCTGGTCTGGGTGGACGCCGGGCTCACCACCAGGCTGATGTCCCGCGCCAGAATGTGCAGACGCAACGGCCTCCCGGCTTCCACTTTCTGTTTGGGCAGATACAAAAACTGATCGCCGTAGCGCACGCGGGTGAGCGCGAACGCGTCGTCGTGATCGACCACCGTGGTGTCGAGCAGCGTTCCAGCGAGACCGGGATCGATGCGTTCCCCCGGCGGCAGATCGGTCAACACCTGTTGCGCCGGACCGCAGGCGATCACCCGCCCCGCCTTCAACAACACCAGCGTGTCCACCAGTTGCAGAATTTCTTCCAGCGAATGACTGACATAAACGATGGGCAGTCCGAGCTCGGTGCGCAGTTTCAGCAGGAAGGGCAAAATTTCCAGCTTGCGCGCGGTGTCGAGGTTGGCCAGCGGTTCGTCCATCAGCAACAGGCGCGGGCTGGTCAGCAAGGCGCGGCCGATGGCGACGCGTTGCTGCTCGCCGCCGGACAGGTTGCGCGGCATGCGGTTCAAAAGCGGCGCCAGTTCCAACAGCGAGACGATGTGATCGAAGTCGATGCGGCGTTCGTGTTCGGCAATGCGCCGGTAGCCGTAGTGCAGATTGCCCTGCACGGTGAGGTGCGGAAACAGGCGTGCATCCTGAAAGACGAGGCCGATGGCGCGCTGGTGGACGGGACGAAACCGTCCCGTCGATTCATCCTGCCAGACGGCGTCGCCGATGCGGAAATAACCGGAAGGCGACCGCGTCAGCCCGGCCATGCAGCGCAGCAGGGTGGTCTTGCCGCTGCCAGACCGGCCGAAGATCACGGTGACGCCGTGCGCGGGCACATCCAACTCCGCATTCAATTCAAAGCCGGGGTAAGGGATGTGAAACTGTGCGGTCAGGCGGCTCATGAAACGTGCAGGGGCAGGCGGCGGTTGAAGGAATACACGATCAACAACACAACGAACGAAAACAACAGCAGGCCGCCGGACAACCAGTGCGCCTGTGCGTATTCGAGCACTTCAACGTGATCGTAGATGGCGATAGACACGACTTTGGTTTTGCCGGGGATGTTGCCGCCCACCATCAGCACCACGCCGAACTCGCCCAGGGTGTGCGCGAAGCCCAGCACCATGGCGGTGATGTAACCGCGTACGGCCAGGGGCGAGGCAACGGTGAAGAACGCATCCCACTTCGAGGCGCGCAACGCCCAGGCCGCTTCGAGGTACGGACGGCCGATCGATTCGAACGCGCCCTGCAACGGTTGCACGACAAACGGCAGCGAGTACAACGTGGAAGCGATGACCAGGCCCGGAAACGTGAACGCCAGGGAGGCGCCGGTCCACGCCT of Nitrospina watsonii contains these proteins:
- a CDS encoding Glu/Leu/Phe/Val family dehydrogenase is translated as MSAQYVDSFADDLGPVKILHIYEPKTQLRAIVVVDNLAMGPAIGGCRMATDVSTREVFRLARAMTLKNALNDLPYGGGKSAIIGDAGSDQKEAWVREFARSIRHLEEYIPGPDMGTDEQSMAWVQEEIGRAVGLPTALGGLPLDELGATGFGVAVAADAASEWMQMPLPDARVVIQGFGNVGRAAARFMLERGARIVAVSDSEATLHDASGLDIPALMQHVGRGEKLAAAKQGQVLQRDAALGIDCDIFIPAARPDVFTEANQHLLKATLVLEGANIPITHEAARVLHERGIVVIPDIIANSGGVICAAAEFGGRTREEAFDAIRKTVYRNTTRLLKRVRERKQFPHDAAMKMAREPLLKKMGLYANT
- a CDS encoding Dyp-type peroxidase domain-containing protein — its product is MSRSQTGIVSTPGRHSCVLIYEVVDLPMNAMSVGQFSVMVPGFVSDVLKKYPGEKISCVVGFGPMFWLLAWHGKKPRRLRPFETLEAEGREFPATEGDLMFYLHAGQLECLRDMVAYIDHNLSGLVKPLDRVWGESPAITFPDQESKPAEGVPDAVFIDRQEADFSRGSFALVQNYRHALDETRTVAVPIQDTARQLEREEHLLVHSLPYRNDSEAGTLVMLFHSDPDSVDAVLERALEIPAAAGEPHWTETLRPVSGARFFVPSIDVLTGLRMGGIRMNRFSPTQQYS
- a CDS encoding tetratricopeptide repeat protein; amino-acid sequence: MGGKGVAQTLQEVLTNLQTQLKEKTAQLNAAKKQIADLQQGGGGPDLSGELEAEKQKREATEQALAEASAKAAELEKKVSEGAAAGLSSGAELNQEIEKRTRAEQELMGKTQELLNLKQQVLDEQALRQKAEAALQQAPTSAGGVSDSQYQLEVQKREGLEAQVKDLQARLEEAQKAVSSAPSADALQRELDLVKKSEELAKMEKANLESQLQTTQAKLDEALQRPEDTGESDALKEQLEAVQSELELLRDSEQSLRDNEEALMNEKMELQNETLALQTQLGDLETQLEEAKRQASQGSGEVESLKKEIELNQKAEELLKTEKEYLASQVQELQTSLEQAKQAGGETAALQKEVAALKQSEEALTAEKTSLEQQLKDAYTKVDTALKQAAAGSGKSESLEQELEQLRQNKEQLRQEKAELEKQLNAANAKIQEVEQKFTDTQELEALKKEVEQAKKSEELHKQQTENLEGQLRKYQEDLQHLRSGIQMESEARARAEAEVRSIQSQISAAAAVSSAPEPEPAAAPPARPAAPPRPAAPAPPQPGRPAAAPPGGGADDREIERIKQLIKQKPRDPRLHAQLGKMYADKKRYQDAVAPLTQAIRLNPRDAQACFMLGNTQYRLDHYKEALDAFNKAVRANPKYAEAHFYLCTLNELVGNEDVAQRHYQKAIKLDPDIENKMGMI
- a CDS encoding tetratricopeptide repeat protein produces the protein MSEDHNPPEQAAPNPEIEALKTTAEQNPDDVEAWLNLGASCLNHLNGDEAMKAFRRAVQLAPENAQAHFGLAQSFDALNRYEEMIDAFREAAFLSPDWPEAHYHLGVACMVVGDYEGAGEAFKQALEVKADYAEAHRVLSVVYGLQGEKEASQHHKQEAVRLNPEFG
- a CDS encoding CPXCG motif-containing cysteine-rich protein, with translation MEEEYFFECPWCGEPVSMLLDLSVSSQTYIEDCEICCRPIEIDYRSGGQEVVDFSARCG
- the modC gene encoding molybdenum ABC transporter ATP-binding protein; this translates as MSRLTAQFHIPYPGFELNAELDVPAHGVTVIFGRSGSGKTTLLRCMAGLTRSPSGYFRIGDAVWQDESTGRFRPVHQRAIGLVFQDARLFPHLTVQGNLHYGYRRIAEHERRIDFDHIVSLLELAPLLNRMPRNLSGGEQQRVAIGRALLTSPRLLLMDEPLANLDTARKLEILPFLLKLRTELGLPIVYVSHSLEEILQLVDTLVLLKAGRVIACGPAQQVLTDLPPGERIDPGLAGTLLDTTVVDHDDAFALTRVRYGDQFLYLPKQKVEAGRPLRLHILARDISLVVSPASTQTSVLNILEATVVEVLPRGPAAHAVDIKIDIGQPVLATITRKSLARLELKPGQKVYAHIKAVQMVHELPEF
- a CDS encoding DUF6279 family lipoprotein; translation: MTCLIPPSFRHGNRVGWLSLLLLCLVLTAGCSRTRIAYNFSDWFLLHRIDHYFDLTREQERFLSARVSALQAWHRQHELPRLVAALGELERRYQDGLSAEDIEWVWAQQATFWQRLIARGLPDFAEFLTMLQPEQIRHLQNRFQNGGGWLVKQAALDEAELARDHGEWLREVLEDWYGGLDADQAASLPGELRADAGWVKLRLANRHRFQQNFLELVQAGGSPDGLHQRLSLWLQHPETRWLPGFEERLEARRRQWQRWMVRVDAMMSPAQRRHALERIRGYRLDFETLVEEG
- the modB gene encoding molybdate ABC transporter permease subunit, with protein sequence METPIDWQPILLTLKLAGMTVVVLLLIGTPLAWWLSQTRSRWKVWIEAVVALPLVLPPTVLGFYLLIALGANGILGGPMQAWTGASLAFTFPGLVIASTLYSLPFVVQPLQGAFESIGRPYLEAAWALRASKWDAFFTVASPLAVRGYITAMVLGFAHTLGEFGVVLMVGGNIPGKTKVVSIAIYDHVEVLEYAQAHWLSGGLLLFSFVVLLIVYSFNRRLPLHVS